In a single window of the Pontibacter russatus genome:
- a CDS encoding M13 family metallopeptidase, whose translation MKRTALSAFPAVLVALLLGSCSSSTSTSDNTGTTAETTTADAPETDMGRGLDLANMDTTADPCVDFYQYANGGWVKNNPIPASESRWGSFNELAERNNAVLRDILREAASNATAPEGSATQLVGDFYAAGMDSVAANKAGIAPIKPELAKVAAVNTTDKLIQTMADLKSKGVSGFFSIYVSQDDKISTQYALLAGQGGLSLPDRDYYLKDDDRSKTIRTAYIEHLQHMFQLMGDDAATSKEKAQTVMDIETRLAKASKARVDLRDPYANYNKMTVQEFAKQNPNLKVSQLLTGMGAQAAKEIIVGQPAFFKELNTMLQRVPLQDWKTYTQWHLVRTMAPYLSEEFVQENFDFYGKVLSGTKEMQPRWKRVLRTTDSALGEALGQLYVQETFSPEAKQKALEMVNNLQEAFREHVRDLDWMSEETKARALQKLSAFAVKIGYPDKWEDYGGLDISRDSYAANVMRASQFAFRDNIGKIGQPVDREEWFMSPPTVNAYYNPSMNEIVFPAGILQPPFFDPLADDAVNYGGMGAVIGHELTHGFDDQGAKYDFEGNLKDWWTEADLGQFTTRADAVASQYNEYTVLDNLHVNGKLTLGENIADIGGLNIAYTALQKALEKNNPGKIAGLTPEQRFFLAWAQIWRVNMRDEAQNQQILTDPHSPGRFRTNGPVANMPQFYEAFGCDPGDPMVRSDENRIKIW comes from the coding sequence ATGAAAAGAACAGCTCTATCAGCTTTTCCGGCAGTGCTTGTGGCGCTGCTCCTGGGAAGCTGCAGTTCCTCTACCTCCACCTCCGACAACACCGGCACGACAGCCGAAACGACTACGGCCGATGCCCCTGAGACGGACATGGGCCGCGGCCTGGACCTGGCCAACATGGACACCACCGCAGACCCTTGTGTTGATTTCTATCAGTATGCCAACGGCGGGTGGGTGAAAAATAACCCCATTCCGGCTTCGGAGAGCCGCTGGGGCTCTTTTAACGAGCTGGCGGAGCGGAACAACGCGGTGCTGCGCGATATTCTGCGCGAGGCCGCCTCTAACGCCACGGCCCCCGAAGGCTCCGCCACTCAGCTGGTCGGCGACTTCTACGCAGCGGGCATGGACTCGGTGGCGGCAAACAAAGCAGGTATCGCGCCTATAAAACCCGAGCTGGCCAAAGTGGCTGCCGTGAACACTACGGACAAGCTGATACAGACGATGGCTGACCTGAAAAGCAAAGGCGTCAGCGGCTTCTTCAGTATATATGTGTCGCAGGACGATAAAATCAGCACGCAGTATGCGCTGTTGGCGGGGCAGGGGGGCTTGAGCCTGCCGGACCGCGACTATTACCTGAAAGACGATGACCGCTCCAAGACCATCCGCACCGCCTATATAGAGCACCTGCAGCACATGTTCCAACTGATGGGCGATGATGCTGCCACCTCTAAGGAGAAGGCGCAGACCGTGATGGACATCGAGACCAGGCTGGCGAAGGCTTCCAAGGCCCGCGTGGACCTGCGCGACCCTTACGCCAACTACAACAAGATGACGGTTCAGGAATTCGCAAAACAGAATCCTAACCTGAAAGTGAGCCAGCTGTTGACGGGTATGGGGGCGCAGGCCGCCAAAGAGATCATTGTGGGCCAGCCAGCCTTTTTTAAGGAGCTGAACACCATGTTGCAGCGCGTGCCGCTGCAGGACTGGAAAACATATACCCAATGGCACCTCGTCCGCACCATGGCCCCGTACCTGAGCGAGGAGTTTGTGCAGGAGAATTTCGACTTTTACGGCAAAGTGCTGAGCGGCACAAAAGAGATGCAGCCCCGCTGGAAGCGCGTGCTGCGGACCACCGACAGCGCCCTGGGCGAGGCGCTTGGCCAGCTGTATGTGCAGGAAACCTTCTCGCCGGAGGCAAAGCAAAAGGCCCTTGAGATGGTGAACAACCTGCAGGAAGCTTTCAGGGAGCACGTGCGCGACCTGGACTGGATGAGCGAGGAGACAAAGGCCCGTGCCCTGCAGAAACTAAGTGCCTTCGCCGTGAAGATCGGTTACCCGGACAAGTGGGAGGATTATGGGGGACTGGACATCAGCCGCGACTCGTATGCCGCCAACGTGATGCGCGCCAGCCAGTTCGCTTTCCGCGACAACATCGGCAAGATCGGGCAGCCCGTGGACCGCGAGGAGTGGTTTATGTCGCCGCCAACCGTAAACGCCTATTATAACCCGAGCATGAACGAGATTGTGTTTCCGGCCGGTATCCTGCAGCCGCCGTTCTTCGACCCGCTGGCCGACGATGCCGTGAACTACGGGGGCATGGGTGCGGTAATCGGCCACGAGCTCACGCACGGCTTTGACGACCAGGGCGCCAAGTACGACTTCGAGGGCAACCTGAAAGACTGGTGGACAGAGGCAGACCTGGGGCAGTTTACCACCCGCGCCGACGCTGTTGCCAGCCAGTACAATGAGTACACCGTGCTCGACAACCTGCACGTGAACGGGAAACTCACCCTGGGGGAGAACATCGCGGACATTGGCGGGCTGAACATTGCCTATACCGCCCTGCAGAAAGCGCTGGAGAAAAATAACCCCGGCAAGATAGCAGGCCTCACGCCGGAGCAGCGCTTTTTTCTGGCCTGGGCCCAGATATGGCGTGTGAACATGCGCGACGAGGCCCAGAACCAGCAGATACTGACCGATCCGCACTCGCCGGGCCGCTTCCGCACCAACGGCCCGGTGGCGAACATGCCGCAGTTCTACGAAGCCTTCGGCTGCGATCCCGGAGACCCGATGGTCCGTAGCGACGAGAACCGCATCAAAATCTGGTAG
- a CDS encoding TIGR04283 family arsenosugar biosynthesis glycosyltransferase, with protein MKLSIVIPTYNEAAVIRSLLHYLQRHASPGTEIIVADGGSTDATRDIAGAQGARVHLCRHKGRGPQMNAGAAAGTGDVLYFLHADTFPPVGFEAYINEAIQQGAGSGCFRLRFDSSHWFLRLNAWFTRFEVDAIRFGDQSLFARRDVFLRAGGFGEQLLLLEDQEIIGRLRRLAPFKVLPQQVTTSARKYREVGVYRLQAGYILIYGLFRFGMAQRRLARIYKWLLRR; from the coding sequence TTGAAACTGAGCATCGTCATACCGACCTACAACGAAGCGGCCGTTATCCGGAGCTTGCTGCATTACCTGCAGCGGCACGCCAGCCCCGGCACCGAAATTATCGTGGCAGACGGCGGCAGCACAGACGCCACCCGGGATATAGCCGGGGCACAGGGCGCACGCGTGCACTTGTGCAGGCACAAAGGCCGCGGGCCGCAGATGAACGCCGGGGCCGCAGCTGGCACAGGCGATGTCCTCTACTTCCTGCACGCCGACACGTTTCCGCCGGTTGGTTTTGAAGCCTATATAAATGAGGCCATACAGCAGGGGGCGGGCAGCGGCTGCTTCCGGCTTCGGTTCGATTCTTCGCACTGGTTCCTCCGCCTGAACGCCTGGTTCACACGGTTTGAGGTGGATGCCATCCGGTTCGGGGATCAGAGCCTGTTTGCGCGGCGCGATGTTTTTCTGAGGGCCGGAGGCTTCGGTGAGCAACTGCTGCTGCTGGAGGATCAGGAAATAATCGGGCGGCTGCGGCGGCTGGCTCCGTTTAAGGTGCTGCCGCAACAGGTCACCACCTCCGCCCGAAAATACCGGGAAGTGGGGGTGTACCGGCTGCAGGCAGGCTACATACTTATATATGGGCTGTTCCGCTTCGGAATGGCGCAGCGGCGGCTGGCGCGTATATATAAATGGCTACTGCGGCGGTAA
- a CDS encoding zinc-dependent peptidase — MLLGPYILKQLRKRPLVHELRRQQPAYYAALPYSLQRRFEHRVAEFLQRKTFIPRGESFDVTLDMQVRIAACAVQLTFGLEPVYLSHFSKILVYPNRYYSTIFKRYHCGEINMRGYIVLSWKDFETGYRNSTDGFNLGLHEMAHALHLQNIIPHDEHSFLDVRHLRQWNKLAATEMQLRGQKADGFLRLQACQDEHEFFAVSAESFFERPQEFRTHHPEIYRALATLLQQDPAQGVYQL, encoded by the coding sequence ATGTTGCTTGGCCCCTATATATTGAAGCAGCTCCGGAAACGGCCGTTGGTACACGAGCTGAGAAGACAGCAGCCAGCTTATTATGCCGCACTTCCATACTCCCTGCAGCGCCGCTTCGAGCATCGCGTTGCCGAATTCCTCCAACGTAAAACTTTTATCCCACGCGGGGAAAGCTTTGACGTGACGCTGGACATGCAGGTTCGTATCGCCGCTTGTGCCGTGCAGCTTACATTCGGGCTTGAACCTGTTTATTTGTCCCATTTCAGCAAAATACTCGTGTACCCCAACCGCTACTACTCCACTATCTTTAAGCGTTACCATTGCGGTGAGATAAACATGCGCGGCTATATCGTGCTGTCGTGGAAAGATTTTGAAACAGGCTACCGCAACAGCACCGACGGTTTTAACCTTGGCTTACATGAAATGGCCCACGCCCTCCATCTTCAGAATATCATCCCGCATGACGAGCACAGCTTTCTGGATGTACGGCACCTCCGGCAATGGAACAAACTGGCGGCCACTGAAATGCAACTGCGGGGGCAAAAGGCAGATGGGTTCCTCCGCCTGCAGGCCTGCCAGGATGAGCATGAGTTTTTTGCGGTAAGCGCGGAGTCTTTTTTTGAGCGCCCGCAGGAATTTAGGACGCATCATCCGGAAATTTACCGGGCGCTTGCTACCTTGTTACAGCAGGACCCGGCACAGGGAGTATATCAGTTGTAG
- a CDS encoding (2Fe-2S) ferredoxin domain-containing protein, which yields MSKSFPIPDKVIYVCTGSKCKKKGGKELGKFFREMIKEAGLKGQVEVVKTDCTDRCDFAPVVCMQPDNAWMPQMNEAKALEAFQEHILRASPDHR from the coding sequence ATGAGCAAGAGTTTCCCCATACCCGATAAAGTGATTTATGTGTGTACCGGCAGCAAGTGCAAGAAGAAGGGCGGCAAAGAACTGGGCAAGTTTTTCAGGGAGATGATTAAGGAGGCGGGGCTGAAGGGGCAGGTGGAAGTGGTGAAAACCGACTGCACCGACCGCTGCGACTTCGCCCCGGTGGTGTGCATGCAGCCCGACAACGCCTGGATGCCGCAGATGAACGAGGCCAAAGCCCTGGAAGCTTTCCAGGAGCATATACTCCGTGCTTCTCCCGACCACCGGTAA
- a CDS encoding ferritin, whose protein sequence is MKDLLRLRTSLTEEIEQILNEQIKMEAEASAAYLAMSSWCDRNGFDNSAGYFKKQSDEEREHMLRLFKFVSDMGGRAVSPAISNIQVEYDSFRSVFELALQQEVSVTQSFNRIADRCQKAKDYVTFSFLQWFLKEQVEEEYVARRALELFDVIGEEGTGRYEIDKRVTKISYEDTYEA, encoded by the coding sequence ATGAAAGATTTATTGAGACTCAGAACATCCCTTACTGAGGAGATAGAGCAAATACTGAACGAGCAGATAAAGATGGAGGCTGAGGCCTCGGCCGCGTACCTGGCCATGTCGAGCTGGTGCGACCGCAACGGGTTTGACAACAGCGCGGGTTATTTTAAAAAGCAGTCGGACGAGGAGCGGGAGCACATGCTGCGCCTGTTCAAGTTCGTGTCTGACATGGGCGGCCGCGCCGTTTCCCCGGCTATCTCAAACATCCAGGTGGAGTACGATTCTTTCCGGAGCGTGTTCGAGCTGGCGCTGCAGCAGGAGGTGTCCGTCACGCAGTCGTTTAACCGCATCGCGGACCGCTGCCAGAAAGCGAAGGATTACGTGACGTTCTCGTTCCTGCAGTGGTTCCTGAAAGAGCAGGTGGAGGAAGAGTATGTGGCCCGCCGTGCGCTGGAGTTGTTTGATGTGATAGGAGAGGAGGGCACCGGACGCTACGAGATAGACAAGCGCGTGACGAAAATCAGCTACGAAGACACCTACGAAGCGTAG
- a CDS encoding LytR/AlgR family response regulator transcription factor: MKIRCMIVDDEPLALDVLETFIGRLDNLELVCRCHNAVEAYSCLQREHIDLVFLDIQMPKLTGIDFLKSLAQPPRVIFTTAYRDYAVEGFELNVVDYLLKPIAFERFLKAVSKVSAAELPPHASPTAASETEPAPPATSTPPVSDYKDTFIYLKADKKMVKVMLADILYIESLKDYIRVKTETKEIISYQKISFLEEKLPTDKFLRIHRSFIVALDKIQAFSASAVDVGKSEIPIGRFYKNEVLQILNQNNLLEA, encoded by the coding sequence ATGAAGATACGATGCATGATTGTGGATGATGAGCCGCTGGCGCTGGATGTGCTGGAAACGTTCATCGGCAGGCTCGACAACCTTGAACTGGTGTGCCGCTGCCACAACGCCGTGGAAGCCTACAGCTGCCTGCAGCGCGAGCACATCGACCTGGTGTTCCTCGACATTCAGATGCCGAAGCTCACGGGCATCGACTTCCTCAAATCGCTGGCGCAGCCGCCCAGGGTCATCTTCACCACCGCCTACCGCGATTATGCCGTGGAAGGCTTCGAGCTGAACGTGGTGGATTACCTGCTGAAGCCCATTGCGTTTGAGCGCTTCCTGAAGGCCGTTTCTAAAGTGTCTGCGGCGGAACTGCCCCCACATGCTTCTCCCACGGCAGCTTCCGAGACGGAACCAGCCCCACCGGCAACCTCCACGCCCCCGGTTTCGGATTACAAGGACACCTTCATTTACCTGAAGGCCGACAAGAAGATGGTGAAGGTGATGCTGGCCGACATCCTGTATATAGAGAGCCTGAAAGACTACATCCGGGTAAAAACGGAGACGAAGGAGATTATCTCCTACCAGAAGATCTCTTTCCTGGAGGAGAAGCTGCCCACCGACAAGTTCCTGCGCATCCACCGTTCCTTTATTGTGGCGCTGGATAAAATTCAGGCATTCTCGGCCAGCGCCGTCGACGTAGGCAAATCCGAGATTCCCATCGGGCGCTTTTACAAAAACGAGGTGCTCCAAATTCTCAACCAAAACAACCTGTTGGAAGCCTGA
- a CDS encoding sensor histidine kinase — protein sequence MEVKLTAAGPHATSTTWSLPEVRNITQNRLLLHLFFWTVYVVFFGLLYGSYIDDYYNAFMVELVELPFKMALVYFNMYYLMPHYLLQKRYLEFFVYLLLLMGAIGALMQFVLLPFLIHPLFCPTTCTEDNLTFYRFVKNIVNINYVVAITAVIALLKNWYSHQQAARNLTQDKLEAELKVLKAQIHPHFLFNTLNSLYALTLKKADTAPEVVLKLSSLMDYMLYEANAAQVPLQKELEYIKNYIALERMRYGNRVEVRYTEVGNVAGRHIAPMLLLPFVENAFKHGVSTETTNAWVRIEVKVTGTQLTLLVENCKCGDRASNSTRDMASGIGLKNLQRRLELLYEGRYELEMEDEPESYAARLVLDLGEY from the coding sequence ATGGAAGTTAAGTTGACTGCGGCAGGGCCCCATGCCACCAGCACGACCTGGAGCCTGCCCGAGGTGCGGAACATTACTCAGAACCGGTTGCTGCTGCACCTGTTTTTCTGGACGGTCTATGTCGTGTTTTTCGGGCTGCTGTACGGCAGCTATATCGACGACTACTACAACGCCTTTATGGTGGAGCTCGTGGAACTGCCGTTCAAGATGGCGCTGGTATACTTTAACATGTACTACCTGATGCCGCACTACCTGCTGCAGAAGCGCTACCTCGAGTTTTTCGTGTACCTGCTGCTGCTGATGGGGGCCATTGGGGCGCTGATGCAGTTCGTGCTGCTGCCCTTCCTCATTCATCCGCTCTTCTGCCCCACCACCTGCACCGAAGACAACCTGACGTTTTACCGCTTCGTCAAAAACATCGTCAACATCAATTATGTGGTGGCCATCACGGCGGTGATTGCGCTGCTCAAGAACTGGTACAGCCACCAGCAGGCGGCCCGCAACCTGACGCAGGACAAGCTGGAGGCGGAGCTGAAAGTGCTGAAGGCGCAGATTCACCCGCACTTCCTGTTCAACACGCTCAACAGCCTGTACGCGCTCACGCTCAAGAAGGCCGACACTGCGCCTGAGGTGGTGCTCAAGCTGTCGAGCCTGATGGACTATATGCTGTATGAAGCCAACGCCGCCCAGGTGCCGCTACAGAAAGAGCTGGAGTACATCAAAAACTATATAGCCCTGGAGCGCATGCGCTACGGAAACCGGGTGGAGGTGCGCTACACCGAAGTCGGGAATGTGGCGGGCAGGCATATCGCGCCCATGCTGCTGCTGCCTTTTGTGGAGAACGCCTTTAAACACGGCGTGAGCACCGAAACAACGAACGCCTGGGTGCGCATTGAGGTGAAAGTGACGGGCACGCAACTAACGCTGCTGGTGGAGAACTGCAAGTGCGGCGACCGCGCCAGCAACAGCACCCGCGACATGGCCTCCGGCATCGGCCTCAAAAACCTGCAGCGCCGCCTCGAACTGCTCTACGAAGGCCGCTACGAGCTGGAAATGGAAGACGAGCCGGAAAGTTACGCCGCCCGCCTGGTGCTGGATCTGGGGGAGTATTGA
- a CDS encoding DUF1579 family protein has translation MKKVFSFFLLAVMLLAGAAPLTAAQNGSRLTPDEANNILEKTVGAWQIKSVAWQPWNSKFAFSEGTASYRLDDNGNVRERLSLVQPDGTVEEVEGLLRYSAKNKRFEFVQVDKAGVITLLMHGKWDPDFSMIVFTPAIAPRHVSSQVTWQYLFFDDGSFRKVVRTPDGKGNTMIAAEFHCQQPSVAKRKH, from the coding sequence ATGAAAAAAGTATTTAGTTTCTTTCTGCTGGCAGTGATGCTGCTGGCAGGAGCCGCCCCGCTGACCGCGGCACAGAACGGAAGCCGCCTCACCCCCGACGAGGCTAACAATATCCTGGAGAAGACAGTTGGGGCCTGGCAGATAAAATCTGTGGCCTGGCAGCCATGGAATAGCAAATTCGCCTTTTCGGAGGGCACGGCCAGCTACCGCCTCGATGACAATGGCAACGTGCGCGAGCGCCTCTCGCTGGTGCAGCCAGATGGCACTGTAGAAGAAGTAGAGGGCCTGCTCCGTTACTCAGCCAAGAACAAGCGCTTTGAGTTTGTGCAGGTAGATAAAGCGGGCGTCATCACCCTGCTCATGCACGGGAAGTGGGACCCCGACTTCAGCATGATAGTTTTTACGCCAGCTATTGCGCCGCGGCATGTTTCCAGCCAGGTTACCTGGCAATACCTTTTCTTCGACGACGGCTCCTTCAGGAAAGTTGTCCGCACACCCGACGGCAAGGGCAACACCATGATAGCCGCAGAATTCCACTGCCAGCAACCCAGCGTGGCGAAAAGAAAGCATTAG
- a CDS encoding MGMT family protein, which produces MKEEPAKKNFFEDVYAVVRLIPSGRVTSYGAIASYLGSKGSARMVGWALIASQPFASIPAHRVVNRNGLLTGRQHFEEPDAMQRRLEEEGVRVENNQVANFTELFWDPAKELL; this is translated from the coding sequence ATGAAGGAGGAACCAGCTAAAAAGAACTTTTTTGAGGATGTGTACGCGGTGGTGCGGCTCATACCGAGCGGACGCGTCACGTCCTACGGGGCCATCGCCAGTTATCTGGGGTCCAAGGGCTCGGCGCGCATGGTGGGCTGGGCGCTGATTGCCTCACAGCCTTTCGCCAGCATACCGGCGCACCGCGTGGTGAACCGCAACGGACTGCTGACGGGGCGGCAGCATTTTGAGGAACCCGACGCCATGCAGCGGCGCCTGGAGGAGGAAGGGGTGCGGGTGGAGAATAACCAGGTGGCAAACTTCACGGAGCTGTTCTGGGACCCGGCCAAGGAGTTGCTGTAG
- a CDS encoding efflux RND transporter periplasmic adaptor subunit: protein MNRTVKTILLLLVLAAVAYLFVSKVFTGTEEQAVAAKSGGPMAQKVAVDVFVVSPTAYQNNITSTGSVIPNEDVELRSEISGRITSINFEEGSQVKEGQLLMTINAAEMQAQLQKLESNQSLYKDMEARQRTLLEKEYISEQEYDQVSNQLATATADIQALKATMAKAYIRAPFDGIIGLRQVSEGSYVTASTPIARIVDVSPVKIDFAIPGRYSQMVREGETITFTTEGSAAEYTAKIYAIQPNIDPVTRTLQIRALFENRNNEVKPGAFVSINLPLREVEEAILIPTESIIPEATGHKVFLVKDGKAAPQMVKIGQRSETMIQILEGIAPGDTIISSGILQARPGSELNIRNVRTTEE, encoded by the coding sequence ATGAATAGAACCGTTAAAACCATCCTGCTGCTGCTGGTCCTCGCGGCCGTCGCGTACCTTTTTGTGAGTAAAGTCTTTACCGGGACAGAAGAACAGGCAGTCGCGGCGAAAAGCGGCGGCCCCATGGCCCAGAAAGTGGCGGTAGATGTGTTTGTAGTGTCCCCCACCGCTTACCAGAACAACATCACCTCCACCGGGAGCGTGATACCGAACGAAGATGTGGAGCTGCGCAGCGAGATTTCCGGGCGCATCACGAGCATTAACTTCGAGGAGGGCAGCCAAGTGAAGGAAGGGCAGCTGCTGATGACCATCAACGCCGCCGAAATGCAGGCCCAGCTACAGAAGCTCGAATCGAACCAAAGTCTGTACAAGGACATGGAAGCCCGCCAGCGCACCCTGCTGGAGAAAGAGTACATCAGCGAGCAGGAGTATGACCAGGTGAGCAACCAGCTGGCCACCGCCACCGCCGACATCCAGGCGCTGAAGGCCACGATGGCAAAAGCATATATACGCGCCCCCTTCGATGGCATCATCGGCCTGCGGCAGGTAAGTGAGGGAAGCTACGTGACCGCCAGTACCCCCATTGCCCGCATCGTGGACGTGAGCCCCGTGAAGATAGATTTTGCCATACCCGGCCGCTACAGCCAGATGGTGCGGGAAGGCGAAACCATCACCTTCACCACGGAGGGGAGCGCGGCCGAGTACACCGCCAAGATATACGCCATCCAGCCGAACATCGACCCGGTGACACGCACCCTTCAGATCCGCGCCCTGTTCGAGAACAGGAACAACGAGGTGAAGCCCGGCGCCTTCGTCAGCATCAACCTGCCGCTTCGGGAAGTGGAAGAAGCCATTCTCATCCCGACGGAGTCCATCATCCCGGAGGCGACGGGACACAAGGTTTTCCTGGTGAAGGACGGCAAGGCGGCCCCTCAGATGGTGAAGATCGGCCAGCGCTCCGAAACCATGATCCAAATACTGGAGGGCATTGCCCCCGGCGACACTATCATCAGCTCGGGCATACTGCAGGCGCGCCCCGGCTCTGAGCTGAACATCCGCAATGTCCGGACCACGGAGGAGTAA